In Pseudothermotoga hypogea DSM 11164 = NBRC 106472, the following are encoded in one genomic region:
- a CDS encoding aldehyde ferredoxin oxidoreductase N-terminal domain-containing protein — protein MYRMLSVDLTSGKVEEKDVSELFRRFIGGTGVLTYLAMQEITKDLDPFSENSPIYFAIGPINGYFPSMSKTVAMFRSPLTGDLGESHAGGRLHLAMLSANVHVLRIVGRAEKPVYLSIDDDSVKLVPCSSLWGRSALATERILREKEDHRKGKKSIVRIGPAGERLSPIAAVTVDSSRHFGRLGLGAIMGSKNLKAIVVSGSNCPELRDKRSYQSLYDRIFQELVESENTYKYRDLGTAANVVPLSKIMGLPTRNFSQGFFESAQGISGEYFADHLLAQQISCAHCPIGCIHMGVLRELFADPHMYKALKTSYDHELIYSLGSNVSVSKAEDVLKLIHFVERQGWDAISIGVVLAWATEAFQRGFITLKQTEDLALNFGDVETYLKVLENIALGKNEFYRDLEKGVHYCAKKYGGEDFAICFNKNEAPGYMTGPDAFVGYAVGVRHSHLDCAGYSVDQKYLGRSEDIEKEVRAMYEEGVWRVLTNSLVMCLFARGVYTPQKVVECLNTVGFDIDESKMNQIAHTVHGMKYLLKERLGFNFAGLSLPKKLTNVYTSRGKMSEADFKKRIELYQRLVDEDKSLASRAL, from the coding sequence ATGTACAGGATGTTGTCCGTAGATCTGACGAGCGGAAAGGTCGAGGAAAAGGATGTGAGTGAACTGTTTCGAAGGTTCATTGGTGGCACAGGCGTGCTGACTTATCTTGCGATGCAGGAAATCACAAAGGATTTGGATCCGTTCTCTGAAAATTCTCCAATTTATTTCGCGATAGGTCCTATCAACGGCTATTTTCCAAGCATGTCGAAGACCGTTGCGATGTTCAGATCACCTTTGACGGGCGATCTCGGCGAATCCCATGCGGGTGGAAGACTTCATCTCGCGATGCTTTCGGCCAACGTTCACGTTCTCAGGATCGTTGGTCGGGCTGAAAAACCCGTTTATCTGTCCATAGACGATGATAGCGTGAAACTTGTTCCCTGCAGTTCGCTCTGGGGTCGAAGCGCACTTGCTACCGAGAGAATTCTCAGAGAAAAGGAAGATCACCGCAAGGGCAAAAAGAGCATCGTCAGGATCGGACCAGCGGGTGAAAGGCTTTCTCCCATTGCCGCTGTTACTGTGGATTCTTCAAGGCACTTTGGAAGGTTGGGCCTCGGTGCGATCATGGGTTCAAAGAATTTGAAGGCGATCGTTGTGTCAGGAAGCAACTGTCCAGAACTGAGAGATAAAAGATCATATCAGTCGCTCTACGATCGAATTTTTCAGGAACTCGTCGAGAGTGAAAACACATACAAGTACAGAGATCTCGGCACGGCGGCGAATGTGGTTCCGCTTTCGAAAATAATGGGTCTTCCGACGCGGAACTTTTCTCAAGGCTTCTTCGAAAGCGCTCAGGGAATAAGTGGCGAGTATTTCGCAGACCATCTCCTCGCACAGCAGATCTCCTGTGCGCACTGTCCCATAGGATGCATCCACATGGGCGTCTTGAGGGAACTGTTCGCTGATCCGCACATGTACAAGGCTCTGAAGACTTCCTACGATCACGAGCTCATTTATTCGCTGGGCTCGAATGTCAGCGTTTCGAAAGCGGAAGATGTGCTCAAACTGATTCACTTCGTTGAGCGACAAGGTTGGGACGCGATAAGCATTGGTGTTGTGCTTGCGTGGGCGACTGAAGCGTTTCAAAGGGGTTTCATCACGCTGAAACAGACCGAAGATCTCGCCCTGAACTTCGGCGATGTGGAAACTTATTTGAAGGTTCTTGAGAACATCGCACTCGGGAAAAACGAATTCTACAGAGATCTCGAAAAGGGTGTTCACTATTGTGCAAAAAAGTACGGCGGTGAAGATTTCGCAATCTGCTTCAACAAAAACGAAGCTCCTGGGTACATGACCGGTCCAGACGCGTTCGTCGGATACGCAGTGGGTGTGAGACATTCGCACTTAGACTGTGCAGGATACAGCGTCGATCAAAAGTATCTGGGACGTTCTGAAGACATCGAGAAAGAAGTCAGGGCAATGTATGAAGAAGGTGTCTGGCGCGTCCTCACCAACAGTTTGGTGATGTGTTTGTTTGCACGGGGTGTCTACACTCCACAGAAGGTAGTTGAGTGTTTGAACACTGTCGGATTCGACATCGATGAATCGAAGATGAATCAGATCGCCCACACCGTGCATGGGATGAAATACTTGCTCAAAGAGAGGCTGGGTTTCAACTTCGCCGGGTTGAGTCTTCCCAAGAAATTGACCAACGTCTACACAAGCAGGGGAAAGATGAGTGAGGCGGACTTCAAAAAGAGAATCGAACTCTACCAGAGGTTAGTGGACGAAGACAAGTCTCTCGCATCACGCGCGTTGTGA
- a CDS encoding efflux RND transporter permease subunit, with protein MVWIRKPWVALTLMSLLGIISALQLPRLNVKAYFKAQVFKESRYVIAEREISKTFYLRDVAIVAVPYRTRDEVNDVARELRDLSGVSMVINPFEFPLTMVNNTSLAQRLRLVGQYEGRDYALLVTFISKSPEDTSRSIYRMMKARDGLVFGISYIGAMAIDYVRMILIYLTPVALTIMFVIFHLTLKSFWTALLAFLPSILATIYLLALYAAIGKPISMENVLMPFITLIMGSSAALHYVNRYLTLKDPSRYERSYKAFKETFSALFMTVLTTVVGFLSLGLTSSPVMREIGLSGAAGMTAAGVATFVFLPPIVTLIEDRRTPDMIERRSLTKRRTKLLVFLSLFTFFCFFIGRVQADFHSLLFFRSNSKVMKGARVVEAIAGIKVPVFLKVDMNEDVQSQEGLEALKKVRDRLKDHCERIFSILDLYELFPQPLRNLISMLLPEGILFDRKSNSVLVIAFPKRVDSSTYRQIEETVSSLACGPIRSIELSGEDFKYMEMNRFVIQNLRTSLMFALLVIALMMGLTLKNFKLGLLSCLPIAATLLSLYGAMGLLKVPLNAISACIMNIVLGAGIDYAIHFCCAYLKHGSLERAYLFTRRPIIANALGVALGFSVLFFSPMKVHAHIAALIFIGMVLASSYTLLWLTSILPNRAHNARDARDLSSSTNLW; from the coding sequence ATGGTGTGGATCAGAAAGCCGTGGGTCGCGCTCACTCTCATGTCGCTTCTTGGGATTATTTCAGCATTACAGCTTCCAAGACTAAATGTGAAGGCTTATTTCAAGGCGCAGGTTTTCAAAGAATCACGTTACGTGATTGCAGAGAGGGAGATATCGAAAACTTTCTACCTCAGAGACGTTGCGATCGTCGCTGTTCCTTACAGGACAAGAGACGAGGTAAACGATGTGGCTCGAGAGCTTCGAGATCTCTCTGGTGTTTCCATGGTGATCAATCCTTTTGAATTTCCCCTCACGATGGTCAACAACACGTCCCTCGCTCAGCGGCTCAGGCTCGTTGGACAATACGAAGGGCGCGACTATGCTCTGCTTGTGACGTTCATCTCTAAAAGTCCCGAAGACACTTCGAGAAGCATCTACCGGATGATGAAGGCGAGGGATGGTCTGGTCTTCGGAATTTCGTACATCGGTGCGATGGCGATAGATTACGTTCGAATGATTCTCATCTACCTCACTCCAGTTGCGCTCACGATCATGTTCGTGATCTTTCACCTCACACTCAAGAGTTTCTGGACCGCGTTGCTCGCGTTTCTTCCCAGCATTCTGGCCACCATCTACCTGCTCGCTCTGTACGCGGCGATAGGCAAACCGATCAGTATGGAGAATGTTCTAATGCCGTTCATAACGTTGATAATGGGAAGTTCTGCGGCGCTCCACTACGTGAACAGGTACCTGACTCTGAAAGATCCAAGCAGATACGAAAGATCTTACAAGGCGTTCAAGGAGACTTTTTCCGCATTGTTCATGACCGTTCTGACCACAGTGGTTGGATTTTTGAGCCTTGGTCTCACAAGTTCCCCAGTGATGAGGGAGATCGGCCTGAGCGGCGCAGCTGGTATGACCGCAGCGGGGGTGGCAACCTTCGTGTTTTTGCCACCGATAGTCACACTCATCGAAGACAGAAGAACGCCTGACATGATCGAAAGAAGGAGCTTGACGAAGAGAAGAACCAAGTTGCTGGTTTTCCTTTCACTGTTCACGTTCTTCTGTTTTTTCATCGGCAGAGTACAGGCGGATTTTCACTCTCTGCTGTTCTTCAGGTCCAACTCCAAGGTCATGAAGGGGGCTCGCGTGGTGGAAGCCATCGCAGGCATAAAGGTGCCCGTTTTTCTGAAAGTCGATATGAACGAGGACGTTCAGAGTCAGGAAGGTCTCGAGGCCCTGAAAAAGGTGCGGGATCGTTTGAAAGATCATTGCGAAAGAATCTTCTCAATTTTGGATTTGTACGAGTTATTTCCACAGCCTCTGCGGAATCTCATTTCGATGCTGTTACCCGAAGGGATCCTGTTCGATCGCAAGAGCAATTCTGTTCTCGTGATTGCCTTCCCAAAACGAGTAGACAGCAGCACCTACAGGCAGATCGAAGAAACCGTCTCTTCACTTGCTTGTGGTCCGATCAGGTCCATCGAGCTCTCTGGCGAAGATTTCAAGTACATGGAGATGAACAGGTTCGTGATCCAGAACTTGCGAACGAGTCTGATGTTTGCCTTGCTTGTTATAGCGCTCATGATGGGGCTCACGCTGAAAAATTTCAAACTCGGTCTTTTGAGCTGTCTGCCCATCGCAGCGACGTTGCTGAGCCTGTATGGGGCGATGGGACTGTTGAAAGTACCATTGAACGCCATAAGCGCTTGCATCATGAACATCGTACTCGGTGCAGGGATAGATTATGCAATACACTTCTGTTGCGCGTACCTGAAACATGGTTCTCTCGAACGAGCCTATCTATTCACCCGAAGGCCTATCATTGCCAACGCTCTCGGTGTCGCTCTGGGCTTCTCCGTGTTGTTCTTTTCTCCCATGAAGGTCCACGCGCACATCGCAGCGCTGATATTCATCGGGATGGTCCTGGCCTCGAGCTACACCTTGCTCTGGCTGACCTCAATCCTGCCGAACAGGGCTCACAACGCGCGTGATGCGAGAGACTTGTCTTCGTCCACTAACCTCTGGTAG
- a CDS encoding TatD family hydrolase, whose amino-acid sequence MKLTDTHAHLHFHQFEKDLDQVLQKLDSHNFSFVINVGIDIEDSKKALSLSEKHDKIYCSVGVHPHEASNVPENFLQAFEELIEYKKVVAIGECGLDYYRMLSSKEQQRKVFEEQLKFAKDVDLPVIVHVRDAYEDAYEIISRVGLPMRGGVVHAFSADEEWAMKFVELGMYIGIGGPITYPKNHTLRRVVATIGIENVLSETDCPYLAPQPVRGKRNEPIYVRFVIEEIARILDMNLEDVAAVLASNAEELFMS is encoded by the coding sequence ATGAAGCTGACAGACACACATGCACATCTGCATTTTCACCAGTTCGAGAAGGACTTGGATCAGGTGCTTCAGAAACTCGATTCACACAACTTCTCTTTCGTCATCAACGTGGGCATAGACATCGAGGATTCCAAAAAAGCACTTTCTCTGAGTGAGAAACACGATAAAATCTACTGTTCAGTTGGTGTTCATCCCCACGAAGCTTCGAATGTCCCAGAGAACTTCTTGCAAGCTTTTGAAGAGCTGATCGAATACAAAAAGGTTGTCGCAATTGGCGAATGTGGTTTGGATTACTACAGGATGCTGTCTTCCAAAGAGCAACAACGAAAAGTTTTCGAGGAACAGCTGAAGTTTGCGAAAGATGTCGATCTACCCGTGATAGTTCACGTTAGGGATGCTTACGAGGATGCTTACGAGATCATAAGCCGCGTGGGACTGCCAATGAGAGGTGGTGTTGTACACGCCTTCTCTGCGGATGAAGAGTGGGCAATGAAGTTCGTTGAACTCGGCATGTACATCGGTATAGGTGGTCCCATCACGTACCCGAAGAATCACACGTTGAGAAGAGTCGTTGCAACTATCGGAATCGAAAACGTTCTGAGCGAGACGGATTGTCCTTACTTAGCCCCCCAACCGGTGAGGGGCAAGAGGAACGAACCAATCTACGTCAGGTTCGTAATCGAAGAGATCGCGAGGATCCTGGACATGAATCTTGAGGATGTTGCAGCTGTTCTCGCGAGCAACGCGGAAGAGCTTTTCATGTCCTGA
- a CDS encoding 4Fe-4S dicluster domain-containing protein translates to MAKKLVVKDRERCIGCYSCMFACTRTWHGAVGIEKSAMRVKNYPGVEGAFSVRVCQACKDPECAAACPTGALRVSKRGFGVELVKELCTHCRKCIKACAANALQWDEQEQVPIVCHHCGVCVRYCPTKVLAMEEVG, encoded by the coding sequence GTGGCGAAGAAGCTTGTCGTGAAAGACAGAGAAAGATGCATAGGATGTTATTCTTGCATGTTTGCCTGCACGAGGACGTGGCACGGAGCTGTTGGAATAGAGAAGTCAGCCATGAGGGTGAAGAACTATCCAGGAGTCGAAGGCGCATTCTCTGTGCGCGTGTGTCAAGCTTGCAAGGATCCAGAGTGTGCCGCGGCGTGTCCAACTGGAGCGCTCAGAGTTTCGAAACGCGGTTTCGGTGTGGAACTGGTGAAAGAACTGTGCACACACTGTCGAAAATGTATCAAAGCCTGCGCTGCGAACGCGCTCCAGTGGGACGAACAGGAACAAGTGCCCATCGTGTGTCACCACTGCGGTGTTTGTGTTCGCTACTGTCCGACCAAAGTCCTCGCTATGGAGGAGGTGGGCTGA
- a CDS encoding MFS transporter has product MWKDLPKGIKLYLLFYSVSGFSFSALIAAPTLGKVLNISIQELGWLFSFSYIFQAILTYVLGRKFESISVNYGYALARMFFALGSILFVLARNVYGFVAAQLLLGVTDVLYPCQVMYERALFQPQKREQIYSLQFLITEFTKAIVYFFLVFILSKYMKDLRFLSTIFFLTFLTNIFYAFAFLKILPRVQSGSSLHEHHVLATSVNGPFISIMLHQYLAYMAFSFSSFLIISYYLMDRFNLDSSSPFLFEMIFSASVVTSYLWKRKTRNNTVTNLVIGSVLIIVTFALWFVPNVYVFFASHTLMGLGFILWFPAKETVKISLSPKELGRWEGFFQGLNILSRTFVPVVSTQIAGRLGHRWVFLTSAFIFSASLLSSIPAVRWFYKIGNVRT; this is encoded by the coding sequence ATGTGGAAGGACTTGCCGAAGGGAATCAAGCTTTATCTTCTCTTCTATTCTGTGAGCGGGTTTTCCTTCTCCGCGCTCATCGCGGCTCCGACGCTCGGTAAGGTTTTGAACATCTCCATTCAAGAGCTCGGTTGGCTTTTCAGTTTTTCCTACATCTTTCAGGCCATTCTCACTTACGTCTTAGGCAGAAAGTTCGAAAGTATAAGCGTGAACTATGGTTACGCGCTCGCCAGGATGTTCTTCGCTCTGGGAAGTATCCTTTTCGTCCTGGCACGTAACGTCTATGGGTTCGTGGCAGCACAACTTTTGCTGGGTGTCACCGACGTCCTATATCCCTGCCAGGTGATGTACGAAAGGGCGCTCTTTCAGCCGCAGAAACGTGAACAGATTTACTCTTTGCAGTTTCTCATCACTGAGTTCACGAAGGCCATCGTTTACTTCTTCCTGGTGTTCATTCTGTCGAAGTACATGAAAGATCTCAGATTTCTCTCGACAATATTCTTCCTGACCTTCCTGACGAACATCTTTTACGCTTTCGCCTTCTTGAAAATCCTGCCACGTGTTCAGAGCGGTTCGAGTCTTCACGAACACCACGTGCTGGCCACGAGCGTGAATGGGCCCTTCATTTCGATAATGCTGCATCAGTATCTGGCGTACATGGCCTTCAGTTTTTCAAGCTTTCTCATCATTTCGTACTATCTCATGGACCGTTTCAATCTGGACAGTTCCTCGCCCTTTCTGTTCGAAATGATCTTCTCTGCCTCGGTGGTCACATCGTATCTTTGGAAAAGAAAGACCAGGAACAACACAGTAACGAATTTAGTCATCGGCTCTGTGCTAATTATAGTTACCTTCGCCCTCTGGTTCGTACCCAACGTCTACGTTTTTTTCGCTTCCCACACGCTCATGGGACTTGGATTCATCCTGTGGTTTCCCGCCAAGGAAACGGTGAAGATAAGTCTATCACCGAAAGAACTGGGTAGGTGGGAAGGTTTCTTCCAGGGATTGAACATCCTCAGTAGAACCTTCGTTCCCGTTGTGTCAACACAGATCGCAGGAAGGCTCGGACACAGATGGGTGTTCCTGACCTCGGCTTTCATCTTCAGTGCGAGCCTGCTGAGTTCAATTCCAGCAGTGAGATGGTTCTACAAAATCGGAAACGTCAGGACATGA